One segment of Thermosynechococcus sp. HN-54 DNA contains the following:
- the shc gene encoding squalene--hopene cyclase, producing MQTQLAAAIDPKQLQQAIRASQDFLFSQQYAEGYWWAELESNVTMTAEVILLHKIWGTEQRLPLAKAEQYLRNHQRDHGGWELFYGDGGDLSTSVEAYMGLRLLGVPADDPALMQARQFILARGGISKTRIFTKLHLALIGCYDWRGIPSLPPWIMLLPEGSPFTIYEMSSWARSSTVPLLIVMDRKPVYAMDPPITLDELYAEGRANVVWELPRQGDWSDVFIGLDQVFKFLEAFNINPLREQGLKAAEEWVLERQEASGDWGGIIPAMLNSLLALRVLDYAVDDPIVQRGMAAVDRFAIETETEYRVQPCVSPVWDTALVMRAMVDSGIASDHPALVKAGEWLLSKQILDYGDWHVKNKKGQPGGWAFEFENRFYPDVDDTAVVVMALHAVRLPDENLKRRAIERAVAWIASMQCRPGGWAAFDVDNDQDWLNAIPYGDLKAMIDPNTADVTARVLEMVGRCQLPFDSGALDRALAYLRNEQEPEGCWFGRWGVNYIYGTSGVLAALSLVAPRYDRWRIRRAADWLVQCQNADGGWGETCWSYNDPSLKGKGDSTASQTAWALIGLLAAGDATGDYATEAIEKGVAYLLQTQRPDGTWHEDYFTGTGFPCHFYLKYHYYQQHFPLTALGRYARWRQLLAN from the coding sequence ATGCAAACTCAACTTGCCGCTGCCATTGATCCAAAGCAACTCCAACAGGCGATTCGCGCCAGCCAAGACTTTCTCTTTTCACAGCAATATGCCGAGGGCTACTGGTGGGCGGAGTTGGAGTCCAATGTGACCATGACCGCAGAGGTAATTCTCCTGCACAAAATCTGGGGCACCGAACAGCGTCTACCCTTGGCCAAAGCAGAACAGTATTTGCGCAACCATCAACGGGATCACGGCGGTTGGGAGCTGTTTTATGGCGATGGTGGCGATCTCAGCACCAGTGTTGAGGCTTACATGGGACTGCGACTGTTGGGTGTGCCCGCCGATGATCCTGCCTTGATGCAAGCACGGCAATTTATCCTTGCCCGCGGCGGCATCAGCAAAACCCGTATTTTCACAAAACTGCACCTCGCCCTCATTGGCTGCTATGACTGGCGGGGGATTCCCTCTCTGCCCCCTTGGATCATGCTCCTGCCAGAGGGTAGCCCCTTCACCATCTATGAAATGTCCAGTTGGGCACGCAGCAGCACCGTGCCGCTGTTGATTGTCATGGATCGCAAGCCCGTTTATGCGATGGATCCGCCCATCACCCTCGATGAATTGTATGCTGAGGGACGAGCCAATGTGGTTTGGGAACTGCCCCGCCAAGGGGACTGGAGCGATGTCTTTATTGGCCTAGACCAGGTATTCAAGTTCCTTGAAGCCTTTAACATTAATCCTTTGAGGGAACAGGGGCTAAAGGCTGCGGAAGAATGGGTACTAGAGCGTCAAGAGGCCAGTGGCGACTGGGGCGGTATTATTCCAGCGATGCTCAACTCCCTGTTGGCCTTGCGTGTCCTTGACTATGCCGTGGATGACCCCATTGTGCAGCGGGGGATGGCAGCAGTGGATCGCTTTGCCATTGAGACGGAGACGGAGTATCGCGTGCAGCCCTGTGTCTCCCCGGTTTGGGATACCGCCTTGGTGATGCGCGCCATGGTGGATTCCGGCATTGCTTCCGATCATCCCGCCCTGGTCAAAGCTGGTGAATGGCTGCTTTCCAAGCAAATCCTTGACTATGGGGACTGGCACGTTAAAAACAAAAAGGGTCAGCCGGGGGGATGGGCCTTTGAATTTGAGAATCGCTTCTACCCCGATGTGGACGATACAGCGGTGGTGGTGATGGCGCTCCATGCGGTCAGGCTACCCGATGAAAACTTGAAACGGCGTGCCATTGAACGCGCGGTGGCTTGGATTGCCTCAATGCAGTGCCGGCCGGGGGGATGGGCAGCCTTTGATGTGGACAATGACCAAGATTGGCTGAATGCCATTCCCTACGGCGATCTCAAGGCAATGATTGACCCCAATACTGCCGATGTCACGGCACGGGTGCTGGAGATGGTGGGTCGCTGTCAGCTTCCCTTTGACAGTGGTGCCCTCGATCGCGCCCTTGCTTACTTGCGCAATGAGCAGGAGCCGGAAGGCTGTTGGTTTGGCCGCTGGGGCGTAAACTACATCTATGGCACGAGTGGGGTTTTGGCTGCCCTTTCCCTTGTTGCCCCTCGCTACGATCGCTGGCGGATTCGCCGTGCCGCGGACTGGTTAGTGCAGTGTCAAAATGCCGATGGCGGCTGGGGAGAAACCTGCTGGAGCTACAATGATCCTTCCCTCAAGGGCAAGGGGGATAGCACTGCTTCCCAAACTGCGTGGGCGCTGATTGGCCTTTTGGCAGCGGGTGATGCCACAGGAGACTACGCCACAGAAGCCATTGAAAAAGGGGTGGCCTACCTTCTTCAGACCCAACGCCCCGATGGTACATGGCACGAGGATTACTTCACGGGCACAGGCTTTCCTTGCCACTTTTACCTGAAGTACCACTACTATCAGCAGCACTTTCCGCTGACGGCGTTGGGACGCTATGCCCGCTGGCGCCAGCTTTTGGCCAATTAG
- the cobT gene encoding nicotinate mononucleotide-dependent phosphoribosyltransferase CobT — protein sequence MIGIATGESIARSWGDRRLRRVHQEHPRPALVCVLGFTETALIPGISAAGQTPSDRRITALADGEFLLRGIQPHYHYPLPPLTAGASPALISRALLEALALPLYVFDAGLPLPRLPEMIDLGGAPARCLTTGQAMTPQMVAHLWQQGWSWGAKLSSQYPWLIIAECVVAGTTTALALCESLGIVARDCVGSSHRQSNHAQKWQLVQQGLAHLPADADPLTCVAAIGDPMQVVVAAMALRASQTCGVLLAGGSQMMAVYAFARAIAQWRQLPWCSEQIVVGTTRWLLADRTAPIQRLAERVQCPLIYTQLDFTPSRHPALRAYEQGFVKEGVGAGGCAIAAHLLTGWSNSEIVNIIDRLADRAQTSGGSLMAN from the coding sequence ATGATTGGTATTGCTACGGGTGAATCCATCGCGCGATCGTGGGGCGATCGCCGGCTGCGCCGCGTTCATCAGGAACACCCACGTCCTGCTTTGGTCTGTGTTCTCGGTTTTACTGAAACAGCGTTGATTCCGGGCATCTCGGCGGCGGGTCAAACCCCTAGCGATCGCCGGATCACAGCCCTAGCCGATGGCGAGTTCCTGCTGCGGGGCATTCAACCCCACTACCACTATCCGCTGCCGCCATTGACCGCTGGTGCTTCCCCTGCTCTAATTAGTCGTGCCCTCCTTGAGGCCTTGGCGTTGCCTCTCTACGTCTTTGATGCGGGTTTACCCCTGCCCCGTTTGCCAGAGATGATTGACTTGGGGGGCGCACCGGCGCGCTGCCTAACGACGGGTCAAGCCATGACACCGCAAATGGTGGCGCATCTTTGGCAACAGGGATGGTCTTGGGGCGCCAAGCTCAGCAGCCAATATCCGTGGCTGATCATTGCTGAATGTGTTGTTGCCGGCACCACGACTGCCCTTGCCCTCTGTGAAAGCTTGGGGATTGTCGCGCGCGATTGTGTGGGGAGTAGCCATCGCCAGAGTAACCATGCCCAAAAGTGGCAACTGGTGCAACAGGGGCTTGCCCATCTGCCTGCGGATGCCGATCCTCTTACCTGTGTAGCGGCGATTGGCGATCCCATGCAGGTGGTTGTGGCTGCCATGGCACTGCGGGCCAGTCAAACCTGTGGGGTTTTGCTAGCCGGGGGGTCACAAATGATGGCAGTCTATGCCTTTGCGCGGGCGATCGCCCAGTGGCGGCAGTTGCCTTGGTGTTCAGAGCAGATTGTCGTGGGTACGACCCGTTGGCTGCTGGCGGATAGGACAGCTCCAATTCAGCGGTTGGCAGAGCGTGTCCAGTGTCCGCTCATCTATACTCAACTCGATTTCACCCCATCTCGTCATCCTGCCCTGCGTGCCTATGAGCAGGGGTTTGTCAAGGAAGGCGTTGGTGCGGGAGGGTGTGCCATTGCTGCCCATCTGCTGACGGGCTGGAGCAATTCAGAAATAGTGAATATTATTGACCGGTTGGCCGATCGCGCTCAAACCTCTGGGGGTTCACTCATGGCCAACTGA
- a CDS encoding metal-binding protein gives MKQPQILKITRKAASLKKQKQQATPAEVDVTATPVSVDPFLEGSTGDRDSAEGRQHWWSERWIGVLESFGWRRRLERARNYVREGRVLTLEFKGNQVHAQVQGTAPDPYHVKLHLDAFSEEQWQYAIDGMAQKAFYAAKLLAGEMPPSIEEVFTQAGLSLFPFTKFDIHSRCNCPDPVNPCKHIGAVYYLLGQYFNDDPFLLFQLRGKTKEEILQRLRHYRATATTPSIVPTPPPLYEPPKTDALFCQYRQPLPPDLVVLVPSGQPAAVLSVLPPFPHEVPSEVVQLMATLEQMYSSASLAACQLAMSEPPEV, from the coding sequence ATGAAGCAGCCCCAGATTCTCAAAATTACCCGTAAAGCGGCCAGTCTGAAAAAGCAAAAGCAGCAGGCAACGCCAGCAGAGGTGGATGTAACGGCAACACCTGTTTCTGTCGATCCGTTTCTTGAAGGGTCAACGGGCGATCGCGACAGTGCCGAGGGGCGCCAACACTGGTGGAGTGAACGCTGGATTGGTGTGTTAGAGTCCTTTGGCTGGCGACGGCGCTTAGAGCGGGCACGCAATTATGTGCGCGAGGGACGAGTCCTCACCTTAGAATTCAAGGGCAATCAAGTGCATGCCCAAGTTCAAGGGACGGCCCCTGACCCCTATCACGTCAAACTCCATCTCGATGCCTTTAGCGAGGAACAGTGGCAATATGCCATTGACGGCATGGCTCAAAAGGCTTTCTATGCGGCCAAGCTCCTCGCGGGGGAGATGCCCCCCAGTATTGAGGAGGTTTTTACCCAAGCCGGACTCAGTTTATTTCCCTTTACCAAATTTGACATCCACAGCCGCTGCAATTGCCCTGACCCGGTCAATCCCTGTAAGCACATTGGCGCGGTCTATTACTTACTGGGGCAGTACTTTAATGACGATCCCTTTTTACTCTTTCAACTGCGGGGCAAAACCAAAGAGGAAATTCTCCAGCGCCTGCGGCACTATCGAGCAACGGCTACCACCCCCTCTATTGTGCCCACCCCCCCACCCCTCTATGAACCGCCGAAAACCGATGCTCTCTTTTGCCAATATCGCCAGCCCCTACCCCCAGACTTGGTGGTGTTAGTCCCCAGTGGTCAACCCGCTGCGGTGCTATCCGTGTTACCGCCCTTTCCCCATGAGGTTCCCAGTGAAGTGGTGCAGTTAATGGCTACCCTAGAGCAGATGTACAGTAGTGCCAGTCTGGCGGCCTGTCAGTTGGCCATGAGTGAACCCCCAGAGGTTTGA
- a CDS encoding serine/threonine-protein kinase produces MATAHAAQTSRYRLVDLAGQGQYGQVYLAVNRESGELVAIKVLNERQLLTRGFLRELNFLLTLQHPHVVGCQAIDYIRLPASSQTSRSLVMDYCAGGTLRSLLDQEQVLPLTTALRITLDILSALAYAHHRGILHCDLKPENILLEVTTTGWQAKVSDFGVARLIEDVKGSGQTGSPAYMAPERFYGQTMPASDLYAVGILTYEMIVGDRPFHGTPAELMTAHLSRPYTLPEGLPFLVRSILTKALDKLPQRRYKSAAEMAMAVQLALEVTEAERSEQLLLFSKSPAAVWLGEPQGYTLPILPQQVASATATFYGILGDRLWAWQAVNSHPEVMGQWPLPPLPLQLYGGESSAWLQINVLPPQLCWIHDQLIPLGCRLRSTLNRLAIDATGYWCAETQIDSAAAELQLHVQLLNGQGQRTLRCGWQGRAFVDTLLLNRRYGLVISRSQHPEAEQPITHFQLFDRRGHWRLYTQLPAHLTLFTPAHHQPWQLAAFEDHPQQPLLMLLHLRPWRIQRLGLRFRPQFLCATPWGYVVAGRHSLNLVTHSGEIVGTAESEQEIYGLGFTGDRHLWLIRQHQGKHILQTWDITTWEINLVL; encoded by the coding sequence TTGGCGACGGCGCATGCTGCCCAAACCTCCCGCTACCGGCTGGTCGATCTTGCAGGTCAAGGCCAGTACGGACAGGTCTATCTAGCCGTCAACCGCGAGTCGGGTGAACTCGTGGCAATTAAGGTGCTCAATGAACGGCAATTGCTGACCCGTGGCTTTTTACGGGAGTTGAACTTTCTCCTGACGCTTCAGCATCCCCATGTGGTGGGCTGTCAGGCCATTGACTACATTCGCTTGCCCGCTAGCTCCCAAACCAGTCGCAGTTTGGTGATGGATTATTGTGCAGGGGGTACCCTGCGATCGCTCCTTGATCAAGAACAGGTCTTACCCCTAACCACGGCTTTGCGCATCACGTTGGATATTCTCTCTGCCTTGGCCTATGCCCATCATCGCGGCATTCTCCACTGCGACCTGAAACCAGAAAATATCCTACTGGAGGTGACGACCACGGGCTGGCAGGCAAAGGTGTCGGATTTTGGTGTCGCACGGCTGATTGAGGATGTCAAGGGTAGTGGTCAAACGGGATCCCCTGCCTATATGGCGCCGGAGCGCTTCTATGGTCAAACGATGCCTGCTTCGGATCTCTATGCAGTGGGGATCCTTACGTACGAGATGATCGTGGGCGATCGCCCCTTTCACGGCACGCCAGCAGAACTGATGACGGCACATCTCAGTCGTCCCTATACCCTTCCTGAAGGGCTACCTTTCTTGGTGCGCAGCATCCTCACCAAAGCGTTGGACAAGTTGCCACAGCGGCGGTACAAAAGTGCAGCGGAAATGGCGATGGCGGTGCAGTTGGCGCTAGAAGTCACCGAGGCAGAGCGTTCTGAGCAGTTGCTGTTGTTTTCCAAGTCCCCGGCTGCTGTTTGGTTAGGGGAACCCCAGGGCTATACTTTGCCGATACTGCCCCAACAGGTGGCTAGTGCGACTGCAACCTTCTATGGGATTTTGGGCGATCGCCTCTGGGCTTGGCAAGCGGTCAATTCTCACCCTGAAGTGATGGGTCAATGGCCGCTCCCACCGTTGCCGCTTCAACTTTATGGCGGTGAATCCAGTGCTTGGCTACAGATCAACGTACTACCACCTCAGCTTTGCTGGATCCATGACCAGCTAATCCCCCTAGGATGTCGTCTTCGCTCCACTCTGAACCGATTAGCCATTGACGCCACTGGTTATTGGTGTGCAGAAACCCAGATTGATAGCGCAGCAGCGGAATTACAGCTTCATGTCCAACTGCTCAATGGTCAAGGACAGCGTACTCTCCGCTGTGGATGGCAGGGACGAGCTTTTGTGGATACGCTTCTCCTCAATCGTCGCTATGGCTTGGTCATCAGTCGTTCCCAGCATCCGGAAGCAGAGCAGCCAATTACCCATTTCCAACTGTTTGATCGACGGGGACACTGGCGGCTATACACCCAACTGCCTGCCCACCTGACGTTGTTCACCCCTGCCCATCACCAGCCATGGCAACTAGCGGCCTTTGAAGATCATCCGCAGCAACCCCTGTTGATGCTCCTCCATTTGCGCCCTTGGCGGATTCAACGCTTGGGGCTGCGGTTTCGTCCCCAATTTCTCTGTGCAACGCCTTGGGGCTATGTGGTGGCCGGTCGTCATAGTTTGAATTTAGTGACCCACAGCGGCGAAATTGTCGGGACGGCTGAAAGTGAACAGGAGATTTATGGCCTTGGCTTTACGGGCGATCGCCACCTTTGGCTGATTCGCCAGCATCAGGGCAAGCATATTTTGCAAACCTGGGACATTACCACGTGGGAAATTAACCTAGTCCTCTAG
- the pgeF gene encoding peptidoglycan editing factor PgeF, translated as MWHWQTTDLGRFLTCNLLQGFSHGFFTRDWQGQELNTLTAALGTTATPLRTQQVHGDRVALAADVLASDERLEADALVATGPDQALWVCSADCVPLLIADGASGRVAAIHAGWRGTAVEVTKATLKQMQALGSDLANLRIAMGPAIRGEVYQVGLNVARALGQTILEGVTDTTEREELYERLAALDPAVVFLDPDPERLRLDVARVNRLQLLQLGLRDEQIALCPHCTFRDAEFFFSYRRERLKQVQWSGIVSRLA; from the coding sequence ATGTGGCACTGGCAAACCACTGACCTTGGGCGCTTTCTCACCTGCAATCTCTTGCAGGGGTTTTCCCATGGCTTCTTTACTCGCGATTGGCAAGGACAGGAACTCAACACCCTCACCGCCGCCTTGGGAACAACAGCAACACCATTGCGGACACAACAGGTACATGGCGATCGCGTGGCTTTGGCAGCAGACGTTTTGGCTAGTGATGAGCGTTTAGAGGCCGATGCCCTTGTGGCCACAGGGCCTGATCAAGCCCTCTGGGTGTGTAGTGCCGATTGTGTGCCGCTACTCATTGCTGATGGAGCCAGTGGACGGGTCGCAGCGATTCATGCCGGCTGGCGGGGGACAGCAGTAGAAGTGACTAAGGCAACGTTGAAGCAGATGCAAGCGCTAGGGAGTGATCTTGCCAATTTACGGATTGCCATGGGACCTGCCATTCGCGGTGAGGTGTATCAGGTGGGGCTAAATGTGGCTCGTGCCTTGGGGCAGACCATTCTTGAGGGGGTGACTGACACGACTGAGCGTGAGGAGCTTTATGAGCGTTTAGCCGCCCTAGATCCAGCAGTCGTTTTTCTCGATCCTGACCCTGAGCGGCTGCGGCTGGATGTGGCACGGGTCAATCGCTTGCAATTGCTGCAATTGGGGCTAAGGGATGAGCAAATTGCCCTGTGTCCCCACTGTACGTTTCGCGATGCGGAGTTCTTTTTCTCCTATCGCCGGGAACGCCTGAAGCAGGTACAGTGGTCGGGAATTGTTAGTCGGCTAGCATGA
- a CDS encoding M48 family metallopeptidase, with protein sequence MWILRETAAVKKQRWFLLFASLVCGVAIALHPVAVQAQNLWQRLLLQGIQVIQLSNISPRQEVALGQQIHEQMLRQGMRLVRNPAAQNYVNSIGERLVSVGERRGLPYHFHIIQDRQVNAYATMGGFVYVTTGLMLKAENEAELASVIAHEIGHIDQRHVIRQLQQMAIAQGLMTAAGLDRDRGLQMAMELAFRRPRSREQELEADRYGLGLLARSNYDPRAMVTFLQKLQRGGGAPPTILSTHPAPRDRQLIAENLIRSGFSNECVVAPQPFCGTDTLAYQQRLRSF encoded by the coding sequence GTGTGGATTTTACGCGAAACAGCAGCCGTGAAAAAACAACGTTGGTTCCTCCTCTTTGCCAGCTTGGTCTGTGGGGTGGCGATCGCCCTGCATCCTGTTGCCGTGCAGGCACAAAATCTCTGGCAGCGATTGCTGTTGCAAGGGATTCAGGTCATTCAACTGTCCAATATCTCGCCCCGCCAAGAGGTGGCCTTGGGGCAACAGATCCATGAGCAAATGCTGCGGCAAGGAATGCGCCTTGTTCGTAATCCCGCAGCTCAGAACTATGTGAATAGCATTGGTGAGCGCTTGGTCAGTGTCGGCGAACGTCGAGGCTTGCCCTATCACTTTCACATTATTCAAGACCGCCAAGTGAATGCCTACGCGACGATGGGCGGCTTTGTCTATGTCACCACTGGCCTGATGCTCAAGGCAGAGAATGAGGCGGAACTGGCGAGTGTCATTGCCCATGAAATTGGCCATATTGATCAGCGCCATGTGATTCGCCAACTGCAACAAATGGCGATCGCCCAAGGCTTAATGACGGCGGCGGGCTTGGATCGCGATCGCGGGCTACAAATGGCCATGGAACTCGCCTTTCGGCGCCCCCGCAGTCGTGAGCAGGAACTAGAAGCCGATCGCTATGGGCTGGGGCTATTGGCTCGCAGCAACTATGATCCACGGGCGATGGTGACATTTCTTCAGAAATTGCAACGGGGGGGAGGGGCACCGCCGACCATTTTGAGTACCCACCCTGCACCTCGCGATCGCCAGTTAATTGCCGAAAATTTAATTCGCTCTGGCTTCAGCAATGAGTGCGTGGTCGCTCCCCAGCCCTTCTGTGGCACCGATACCTTGGCCTATCAGCAACGACTGCGCTCGTTCTAA
- a CDS encoding cysteine synthase A, whose product MDIKQGFVGTVGQTPLIRLNYFSDLTGCEILGKAEFLNPGGSVKDRAALYIIEDAEKKGLLKPGGTVVEGTAGNTGIGLAHICNAKGYKCLIVIPDTQSQEKIDLLRTLGAEVRPVPAVPYKDPNNYVKLSGRIAAEMENAIWANQFDNLANRQAHYETTGPEIWQQTDGRIDAWVAATGTGGTYAGVAMYLKEKNPAIRTVIADPMGSAIYSYAKTGVLSSTGSSITEGIGNSRITANLAGAPIDDAIQIEDQECLEIIYQLLYYDGLFMGGSVGINVGAAVRLAKELGPGYTIVTVLCDGGSRYQSRLFNPEWLASKGLRVPDIKKR is encoded by the coding sequence ATGGATATTAAACAGGGTTTTGTGGGCACCGTCGGGCAGACGCCGCTGATTCGCCTCAACTACTTTAGTGACCTCACCGGCTGTGAGATTCTGGGTAAAGCGGAGTTTCTCAACCCCGGTGGCTCTGTTAAGGATCGAGCCGCCCTCTACATTATTGAAGATGCTGAAAAAAAAGGCCTGCTCAAACCCGGCGGTACAGTCGTCGAAGGCACGGCAGGAAATACGGGCATTGGCCTAGCCCACATCTGCAATGCCAAAGGCTACAAGTGCCTGATTGTGATTCCCGATACTCAATCCCAAGAAAAAATTGACCTGTTGCGCACCCTTGGAGCCGAAGTGCGCCCGGTTCCCGCCGTTCCCTACAAAGACCCGAATAACTATGTGAAGCTCTCCGGGCGGATTGCTGCGGAAATGGAGAATGCTATCTGGGCGAACCAGTTTGATAACCTTGCCAATCGCCAAGCTCACTACGAAACCACTGGACCTGAAATTTGGCAGCAGACCGATGGTCGGATCGATGCGTGGGTAGCGGCAACGGGTACGGGGGGCACTTATGCGGGGGTGGCGATGTACCTCAAGGAAAAAAATCCCGCGATTCGGACTGTGATTGCCGATCCCATGGGCAGTGCCATCTACAGCTACGCCAAAACGGGTGTCCTCAGCAGTACGGGCAGTTCCATTACTGAAGGCATCGGCAATAGCCGCATTACCGCCAACTTGGCAGGCGCCCCCATTGATGATGCGATTCAAATTGAGGATCAAGAGTGCCTTGAGATTATTTATCAACTGCTGTACTACGATGGCCTCTTTATGGGTGGCTCCGTAGGCATTAATGTGGGAGCAGCGGTACGCCTTGCCAAGGAACTCGGTCCTGGTTACACGATTGTTACGGTGCTCTGTGATGGGGGTTCGCGCTATCAATCGCGGCTGTTTAATCCGGAGTGGTTGGCGAGTAAGGGGCTACGGGTGCCAGACATTAAAAAACGTTAA
- a CDS encoding DUF1345 domain-containing protein, with product MNRLSQWISQMRLGMRIFLAVLAGVVALGVTVDWLSVGQRWMLGWDVGVSTYLVLLLQMMVSANSLATEGRSRVGEPNALTILVIVVLTAIASMIATALILAYGKTPNNPQLSLDVGLATWAVLAAWFLTHTSFALQYARYSYSVAFADWCCFTQWFPSSSTVSLSAW from the coding sequence ATGAACCGCCTCAGCCAATGGATCAGTCAAATGCGGCTGGGGATGCGCATTTTCTTAGCAGTTCTTGCAGGTGTGGTCGCCCTTGGGGTCACGGTTGATTGGCTCAGTGTGGGACAGCGATGGATGTTGGGGTGGGATGTGGGGGTTAGCACCTATCTAGTCTTGCTGTTGCAGATGATGGTTAGTGCCAATAGCCTCGCTACTGAGGGGCGATCGCGCGTGGGGGAACCAAACGCACTAACAATTCTGGTGATTGTTGTCTTAACAGCCATTGCTAGTATGATTGCCACTGCCTTGATCTTGGCCTATGGCAAAACCCCCAACAATCCTCAACTCTCCTTGGATGTGGGCTTGGCCACTTGGGCAGTTTTAGCAGCTTGGTTTTTGACCCACACCAGTTTTGCGCTGCAATATGCTCGCTACTCCTACAGCGTCGCATTCGCCGATTGGTGTTGTTTCACCCAATGGTTTCCTTCTTCTTCTACAGTGTCATTGTCGGCTTGGTGA
- a CDS encoding phycocyanobilin:ferredoxin oxidoreductase → MSVRQHQHPLIQRLADHIEEIWQAFLPLAPYTLPEDLGYVEGKLEGERLTIENHCYQAPPFRKLHLELARVGESLDILHCVMFPEPRYDLPMFGCDLVGGRGQISAAIVDLSPVTGQLPAAYTSALNALPKVTFSQPRELPPWGHIFSPFCIFIRPQGETEEQQFLDCIGEYLTLHCQLSQQALPTDQPEAVIAGQRQYCHQQQQNDKTRRVLEKAFGAAWAERYMTTVLFDLPPAA, encoded by the coding sequence ATGTCTGTTCGTCAACACCAACATCCCCTGATTCAGCGGCTTGCCGATCACATTGAAGAGATTTGGCAGGCCTTCCTTCCCTTGGCACCCTACACCCTGCCTGAGGATCTCGGTTATGTCGAGGGCAAGCTAGAAGGGGAGCGGCTAACGATTGAGAACCACTGCTACCAAGCGCCGCCCTTTCGCAAACTTCACCTTGAACTGGCACGAGTGGGGGAGAGCCTTGATATTTTGCACTGTGTCATGTTTCCAGAGCCGCGCTATGACCTGCCCATGTTTGGCTGTGACCTCGTGGGTGGCCGGGGGCAAATTAGTGCCGCAATTGTGGATCTCTCTCCTGTGACGGGTCAGTTGCCCGCTGCTTATACATCGGCCTTAAATGCTTTGCCGAAAGTCACCTTTAGTCAACCCCGTGAGCTGCCCCCTTGGGGACATATCTTCTCGCCCTTTTGCATTTTTATTCGGCCGCAGGGAGAAACTGAAGAACAGCAATTTCTAGATTGCATTGGTGAATACCTCACGCTCCACTGTCAACTCAGCCAGCAGGCCTTGCCCACGGATCAGCCCGAAGCCGTCATTGCCGGACAACGGCAGTATTGCCACCAGCAACAGCAAAACGATAAAACCCGCCGTGTGCTGGAAAAAGCCTTTGGTGCTGCTTGGGCAGAACGCTACATGACCACTGTTCTCTTTGACCTGCCCCCTGCTGCTTAA